In Alteromonas macleodii, the sequence TGTCTTCAAGCTCGATTTCTTTCGCTACAGACACACCATCTTTAGTGATAGTAGGTGCACCGAAAGACTTGTCTAGAACAACGTTACGGCCTTTTGGACCTAGTGTTACTTTAACTGCGTTAGCTAGTGTGTTTACGCCTTTTAGCATTTTGCTGCGAGCGTCATCACCAAAACGTACTTCTTTAGCTGCCATGATTAAATTCCTCTAAAATTCGTTTTAACGTTAGTTGTAATTACTCAACAATCGCTAGAATGTCGCTTTCGCTTAGGATTAGTACTTCTTCACCATCCAGCTTTTCTGTTTTAACGCCGTAACCGTCGTTGAAAATAACGGTGTCGCCTACTTTAACGTCTAGCGCTTTAACTTCGCCGTTTTCAAGAATGCGACCGTTACCTACTGCGATTACTTCGCCGCGTGTAGATTTTTCTGCTGCAGAACCAGTCAGAACGATACCGCCTGCAGATTTGCTTTCTTGCTCTGCGCGCTTAAGGATTACGCGGTCGTGTAAAGGACGAATTGCCATTTTCAAGTCTCCTGAAAATTCCACTATTCAAGTTTATGTGATTACCAACATTCAGACTGTCCGAATGTTGTGTGCCTGGGTTGCTCATTGCTGAGCAGTTAAAATCGTTTCTGCACGGATAGATGGGGTAGTACCCAGATAACTTCAAGGGTTTTTAAGCAAAAAAATGTAAAAAATTTGGTTTTTTCGCTAAATACTTATTTTTACTAGGCAAGTGAAGGCCGTTTATCTTAGTAAACGGCGCTCGTAACCTGACGGAAAGGGCTTTGGGGCTCGCTATTTTAAGCGCTTATCTGGGTCGTTGGTGGTGTGATCGGTGTACTCACCTTCAAACACATCACCATCGTTATTGTGTGAGCGAGAACGCTCATCGAAAGGACTTTTTCCAAACGGAGACTGACCTTGACCGAAACCTGAAGCTCCCGGCCCCATTCCCGGAGCAACAACGCGCATTTTCATATGCTTACTTACCTGGGCGGCAAAGAAGTGACGTGAGCCCGGCATTGCTAAAAGGAAACCGAAGATATCGGTAATAAAGCCTGGCGTCACAAGTAAGATACCCGCAACTACTAGCATTAGGCCTTCAACCAACTCTTTACCCGGCACTTCATTTCGCTGCATTTTTTCTTGTGCCGTTTGCAGCGTACTTACGCCTTCGCGCTTAACAAAGTAAGCACCAATAAAGGCAGAAAGAATAACCAAGCCAACGGTATTCCAACCACCAATTACGCTACCTACATTAATTAGCAACGCAATCTCTAAAATAGGTAATAGGGCAAACAGTATAAATAAAACCCGCAAAATGCTTCCTCTTTCATGTATTCATAACCTGTTATAAGGTCTTTGTACGTAATAACAAGAAAAGGTGCCCATCCTTTCGCTTAAATAGCCACGTAAAGCGACCGATAACGACCTCGATATACGTTAGCTATGAAAGAATAGAGTGCTGATTCGGGTCTATTACACATCGACTCATTAGCAAAGTAACAGGCGCGAAAAAGTAGGAAACGTTTATGACAATAAAGCTTGTACTGTGTACCACACCCGATGAAAAGACTGGGCAATTAATTGCTAGTACCCTCGTTGAAGAAAAGCTTGCCGCCTGCGTGAATGTTATTAAAGGTATAGAGTCGGTTTATGAATGGCAGGGTAAAATAGAGACCGACACTGAATGTCAGCTACTCATTAAAACGAATACACAAAATGTATTACAGGCCTTTGATAGAGTAAGCGAGTTGCATCCGTACGATGTTCCTGAATGGCTAGAACTTAATGCTGAGGCTAGCAGCGCTTACGGTCAGTGGTTACAAACCACGCTACAGCGCTAGTTAAAACGTAATTCCAGATAAAAATAACGACAACGCAAAATAGATAAAAATGAACTGTAACTTTATGACTTTACCTCCTTTTCCATCAGGCACTGCATCAGCTTCGCTGTTCCAGCGCTTTACTGCTTATGTTCTCTCAGCGTTTTGTTTAATGACGTTATTAAGCACGTTCGCATTGGCTCAGGTGCCCAATGCCTTTGACGATCCGTTCGTGGATGAACCCCAGTTTTTAGATGTCGACCAAGCGTTTGCGTTCGACTTTAACCAAGAAGACGATGTGCTTACGGTAAGCTTCGATATTGCCAACGGCTACTACCTGTACCTAAAGCAGTTTAAGTTTGTGGCGAAACAAGCCGAAATTGGCGAGCCTGAGTACCCAAATGGGGTAATGATTCAGGATGAGTTTTTTGGCGAGTCTGAAGTGTTTTACAACGGCGTATCTATTACTTTGCCCATAGAATCAGCACTCAGTGACGGCGTAGTTAAAATTCGCTATCAAGGCTGTGCTGACGCAGGGCTTTGCTACCCGCCAACAGTGAAAGTCGTGTATTTAAATGAAGTGGGAAGCAGTGCAGTTGCTGAGATAGATACGGCCTCAGAACCAAATAACGCAGCAATTTCTTCACAAAGCGAGCAGTTCGATTTAGCGCAAAGGCTAATCGATAAAGATAACCTTGCTCTTACTTTAGCTCTATTTTTTGCACTAGGCGTAGGCTTAGCCTTTACACCTTGCGTATTCCCGATGTATCCCATTGTGTCGGGCATTGTGATTGGTCAGGGCAAACCTAAAACCGCATCGCATTCATTCTGGCTAACCTTTGTTTACGTTCAAGGTATGGCGATCACATACTCACTGCTTGGATTAGTGGTTGCGGTAGCCGGCGCGCAGTTTCAAGCTGCGCTTCAACACCCTGTAGTACTCGGCGTATTCATTGTGCTATTTGTGGCGCTGGCCGTTGCTCTGTTTGGTGGCTTTGAAATTCAGCTACCGGCAAAGTATCAAGAAAAGCTCACTCACATGAGTAACAATCAAACACCCGGCAGCTTTGCAGGGGTGTTTATTATGGGTGTATTGTCTGGTCTTATCGCTTCACCCTGCACTACTGCGCCGCTAACCGGCATATTGTTATTTATCGCCCAAACTGGCGATATGACGCTAGGTTTTGTTTCGCTTTACTTGTTAAGCATAGGTATGGGCGTACCGCTCATTCTGTTCGGCATGACGGGCGGTAAGCTGCTACCTAAGGCGGGTAACTGGATGAATGTGGTTAAGGTTACCTTTGGCTTCATGATGCTTGCCGTGGCCATTGTGTTTATTGAGCGTTTATATAATAGCCCTGCCACTGGCTTCCTATGGGGATTGCTTGGTTTCGGTTTGTTCGGCTATTACTGGGCACTTAACCGCGCCAGCAAAAACTCACTGATGAAGCTTGTACGTGCTGTTGTAGTTGCAATAGGCATTATGGGAAGTGCTGGCCTTACCTATCAAGCAGGTCTCAACACCGGACTTTGGGGCGAACATGCTGATGGTGTTCACGCAGGGCACCCAGACTTTGTTGTTGCGCGAGATTTGGCAGACTTACGTAATAAAATTGCGGCGGCTAACGCACAAGGTAAAACCGTGATGGTCGATTTGTACGCCGACTGGTGCGTTGCCTGTAAGGAATTTGAAAAGTACACCTTCCCAGACGAGCAAGTGATATCTGCGCTTAGCAATACAGTATGGATGCAAATGGACCTTACCGATAACACACCAGAACGACAGGAGATTTTTGACACCTTCACTGTGCTAGGCCTGCCAACCATTTTGTTCTTTGACGAAAATGGCGACGAGCTAACCAAAGCGCGTGTGACTGGGTTTATGAAAGCAGAGGCCTTTGCTAGTCACGTTAACCAGTGGCTAAACAATGGATCTGACGTTAATGATGCTCAAAGTGGTCGCTTGGACTAAGGCGCTTCGATTCGAGACCTTTCCTCTTCTCATATGGCGAGCGGTTCGAGGCGCCGCCTTCTGAGAGTGCAGCCTGCTGCGGTTTTACACACAGCAACCGAGCAAACTACTCAGTGAACTTTGCGCCGAAAACACCTGATTAGACCAGTATTTTGCTGCTAAATCTTTATCTATCACTATAATCATCAGTTAACACAATAAACGAGCAAATAAATTGGCTTTTTTTCGTGCAACTGTCACAAAATTTTGTTGAAATGGCAATAACAGTGACATTTTCCCGAAGATAGCAGCAAACTAGATGAATATTTTGATATTAAACGGTCCTAACCTAAATATGTTAGGGCAAAGAGAACCCGACAAATACGGCACGCAAACCTTGCAAGACATCGTAGATGATTTGCAGGCGCAGGCCGCGTCAAGCAACGTGACCTTAACGCATTTTCAGTCAAACGCTGAGTTTGAATTGATCGACCGCGTACATGCTGCTATGGGAACTGTTGATGCCATTATTATTAATCCTGCTGCCTTCACGCACACCAGTGTCGCCCTTCGCGATGCGTTATTAAGTGTCAATATCCCGTTTATTGAAGTGCATTTGTCGAACGTTCACGCTCGTGAACCTTTTCGTCATCATTCTTATTTTTCTGATGTTGCAGCTGGCGTCATTGTTGGCCTTGGTGCCATGGGCTATTCGCTCGCGTTGACTGCAGCAATCAATTTACCGAAATCGCCAAAATAGAGCAGAGACAGAACATGGATATTAGAAAGATTAAAAAACTCATCGAACTAGTGGAAGAATCTGGCATTGCCGAGCTAGAGATCACTGAAGGCGAAGAGTCTGTACGCATCCACCGTGGTCCAACAGGTGTTCAAGCGCCAATGAACTACAGCTTTGCAGCACCAGCTGCACCGCAAATGGCCCCTGCGCCAGCTGCCGCTGCAACAACAGCGTCAGAAGCGCCTGCTGCAGAGCCAGCTCAGCCAGACGGTCACGTTGTTAAGTCTCCAATGGTAGGTACGTTCTACCGTGCATCTTCACCAACGGCAAAACCATTTGCCGAAGTTGGTCAGCAAGTAAAAGTTGGCGACACGCTTTGTATCGTTGAAGCGATGAAGATGATGAACCAAATCGAAGCAGATAAAGCCGGCGTGGTTAAGGCAATCTTGGTTGAAAACCAAGACCCTGTAGAATTCGACCAGCCAATGTTCATCATTGAATAAGCGAGTGCTTAACTATGCTAGATAAAGTACTTATTGCTAACCGTGGTGAGATTGCCCTGCGTATTTTGAGAGCCTGTAAAGAACTAGGCATCAAAACCGTAGCTGTGCACTCTACTGCGGATAAAAACTTGAAGCACGTATTGCTGGCTGACGAATCAATTTGTATTGGTAAAGCATCGGCAACAGAAAGCTACCTAAACATTCCTCGCATTATTGCAGCTGCAGAAGTCACTAACTCTATTGCTATTCACCCAGGTTACGGTTTCCTAGCGGAAAACGCAGACTTTGCTGAAGCGGTAGAAAAAAGCGGCTTTATTTTCATTGGTCCTAAAGCTGAAACTATCAACCTTATGGGTGACAAGGTTTCTGCTATCAACGCCATGAAAAAAGCGGGCGTTCCTTGTGTACCTGGTTCAGACGGCCCGCTAACCGACGACGCTGAACGCAACAAAGCGATTGCAAAGCGCATTGGTTACCCAATCATTGTTAAAGCCGCTGGCGGCGGTGGTGGTCGTGGTATGCGCGTAGTTCGCAGCGAAAGTGAACTAGTAAAAGCCATTGAGACCACGCAAGCGGAAGCTGGCGCAGCCTTTGGTAACGCAACGGTTTACATGGAAAAATTCCTTGAAAACCCGCGTCACGTAGAAATTCAGGTATTAGCCGATGGACAAGGCAACGCCATCCACCTAGGTGAGCGTGACTGTTCAATGCAGCGTCGCCACCAAAAAGTGGTTGAAGAAGCCCCGGCGCCGGGTATTTCTGAGCAAATGCGTGCAAAAATTGGCGATCGCTGCCGTAGAGCCTGTATCGAAATTGGTTATCGCGGCGCAGGTACGTTCGAGTTCCTATATGAAAACGGCGAGTTCTATTTTATTGAAATGAATACCCGTATTCAGGTAGAGCACCCAGTATCTGAAATGATTACTGGCGTTGACCTTATTAAAGAGCAACTTCGCATTGCCGCAGGTCAGCCACTGTCAATTGATCAGTCGCAAATTCAAATTCGTGGCCACGCTATTGAATGTCGAATTAACGCAGAAGATCCACAAACCTTTATTCCTAGCCCTGGTCCTATCGATATGTTCCATGCGCCAGGTGGTTTAGGTATTCGTTGGGAGTCGCATATTTATGCGGGCTACCACGTGCCTCCTTACTACGACTCAATGATAGGCAAGCTTATCACTTACGGTGAAAGCCGCGACGAAGCGATTGCTCGTATGCGCCATGCTCTTGAAGAAATTGTGGTTGAGGGCATTAAAACGAATATCCCTCTTCAACGCGCCATTATGGCAGATGAAAACTTCTTCGCAGGTGGAACCAACATCCACTATTTAGAGAAGAAGCTAGGTTTAGCCTAATCCCCCCTTTGGGCTACACAGTATTTTTCGTGTAGCCCAATTTTCTTCCTTCGCTATTCGCTACTCGCTACTCAGTACATTCTAATTTTCCGATTACCACAATCAATTTTTAACGTTTTTCCTATTTAAAAACTGACTCTATACTGCATACAAGTTTTAAGACATCTCCCTGAGTTTTAATACTGTTGTGTGTTTACCCTTATTGGAGTCCCACTCCACTTATTGCCGGCATCCCTGCCGGCTTTTTTTTGCCTTTTACCCATTACATTGCAATTTATTTGCGCCAATTAATTAGATTTAATGTATAAACTAATTAGTCATGCCGCGTAGGGTTTAATAAGTGCGAAAACCGGTTTTTCTTGTTTTACCACTCATCATTGTTACTGGAACTGACGCTCTCGCAGAGCCAATATCGCCTTCCTTCTCACAGAAGCTAGACATTCAAGTTCGATACGATGAACGTTCTAATAGCCCTAGCAGAGAGCAATATCGACTGCGCTATTACCCATCTGTGGCGCTAAATTCTGCATGGTCGCTAAACAGCTTTGTTGTTACGGGCGATGACTTCTCATCAAGTCATAATACGTTCGGCAGCGATAACACCGATTATCTCTATGCAAGGCGACTTTATTTAAGGCACGAAAACGATTACGGCAAAACCGAGCTAGGTATTATTCCAACTTACAAAGGGCGTGTTTCTTCCACAGGCTTATCAAAAGACGGTTGGATAAACGGGGTACGTCACGTTAAGCAAATAGCAAACGACACCGCCATTGAAGTGGTTGTTGGCCAACTTGCTAACGCAGAAGCATCTGAGGCCTTTAACATTGGCGGAGAAGATGGATATTTCGAAATAGAGTACTCAGCAAAAATGGGGCAACGCCACAGTTATGAGGCCAGCTTTGAAAAAATGCTCGGCGGTACATTTGCCCGTGCAGAATATCGGTTTCGAGTAAACGATGAAGATACTGCGTTTATTGAATTGGTGCAGCGTATTGATGAAAGTACCGCGAAAGTCGTTGTAGGAACTAGCGGCGAATTTGCAGCCAGTGCGTTTAACACGTCATATCCTATAGAATATTTCGCATACTATTCCTATATAAACAGCGACTTTGGCGAACGCGCTGAACTAATTGAAGATTTCTTGGGAACAGGTCACGGAGGCTCGCTGGAATTTAGCGGCGTATTATCTGAAAAGCATGATGTGGAATGGTTTGTTAGAGCGGATGTTGTAGATAGCGTGAGTCGGTTACTGGCCGGCGTAAAGCTTTCCTTTGAAAGTTGAGTGTCCGACGCTCTTCAGCGCCTTAACACAACCGATAGCACGAGAACGGCTAAGCCAAATAAAAAAGGCCCATCAAACGATGGGCCAAACAGCAAGAACGCGTACACACTTTAACAGTGCATAATAGGATACGGGCTGGTCTGCCAATACGTTCAATTATTATAGATTACGTATTTTTAACCTAGCCCACTTTCATCGAGTTATTGGTTTTACTAAAATCAAGCGAGTTAATTTAGTTAGGATTATTAGGTCCATTACTAAAATACGAAAAGTTTTACCCGCAATAAAAAGGTGTTCTTGTGCCAAGCCGCTACGCTCAGTTCAAAGAAAAGCTTCCCATTTCTCGACTTTCTGACGAAGTGCTTCTTGCATTTCGGGTCTTATTCGATGCTCCACTTGATATAGTAGACTTAGCGCAAGATATTGCAGATTTGGCGATATACCCTGAACGCTTAAAAGAGAGTTACAGGAAAGAGTGGGAGGCTTATGTTCTTAAAGCACTTGCTTTTGAAATAAGGCAGCACGACGATTTATCCACCGCCGAGTTTATAGAACTTATGATGAGCAAGGTTGAAGCATTGCAGCAAAATGATGAAACCTACCAAAACCTTTTACGTCAGGTTCACCATGCGAAGAGCATTCTGCAATCAGAAAACACGGTTGTCTTCCCAACGCCTTTGCGCCAAGAGCTAACCGCGTTTCTTCTACCCATTACGACTATCTCTGCACCTAAGAAATAGCCACAGCATTACATTTTTTAAAAAGCTCAAGGTTCTCGAAAATAAAAATAAATCGCTACTTGTTGGCACTCTTGTATTTGTACTGAGATGGGCAGTAACCTCTATCCACACCTTCTGGGCGCAAGCTCGCGTGTTTAGTTTTTCTACCCGACACGCGCTCACGCCAGTTTTTAAAGGTTTTCTGTTTAAGGTTTTTACGCATAAGCTTTATCACGTCTTTTTCCGGCAGCCCGTATAAACGTTCAATTGCTTCAAACGGCGTGCGATCTTCCCACGCCATTTCAATAACTCGTGATTCTTGTTCTTCAGTTAATGCCATGTTTTACATCTCAATATGCACGTTATAACTCAACTCAATACTGAGTTTACGCGCATTTTGTTCAGTGCCCATATGCTAAAAAGTTTAATAACAACGTTATTAATTCGCTGACAGACTCTTTAATTCATCATCTTTCTCAAACGCCAGCTTTAACAACTCGGCAGCAGCTTTGGCATCACTTAACGCGCGGTGGTGCTGCTCCATTTCAATATGGAAGTGCTTAGTTAGGTTAGCCAAGGAGTACGAAGGCAACCCGGGATAAGTACGGCGCATTTCGCGAACAGTGCACATTTTTGGTCGCCTGAAGTTCTGCTCTAGTCGCGCAAACTCTTGTTTAATGAAGCCATAGTCAAAGTTCACGTTATGGGCAACAAACACAGCGTCTTCAGTAAAGCGCGCCACCTGTTCTGCAACTTCAGCAAAAAGCGGCGCGTCTGCCACCATGTCGTCCGAAATCCCGGTAAGACGGGTTATATTGCTAGGGATTCTGCGCTGCGGATTCAATAAGGTTTGAAACCTGTCTACCTCTTTACCGCCAACAAGTTTCACCATACCTATCTCGGTAATGCGGTTATAGTTGTTGTTGCCACCTGTGGTCTCTATATCTACCACAACATAAGGCTGTGCAGGGTCCCGCACCCATTTCACTGTCGTCACAGCAACGTCAAAACCGGCTTGCTGCAAACGCTGAATGGAAACCAATTGGTTTCGACGAAGCTGATCGCCCGGCGCTTTTATCTCTTCAAAGCGAAGCGCGCCGTCAAACACCATAATGTCGGGGAAACCATCGCGCAGGCTTTCAAAATCTTTACACATCATGCGAAGTAAAGCATAGATACTGTCGAGCGAACCGTGTTCTATCAAAGCCTCTAAAGGCGTAAGCAAATGGCTAGACCACATAAACAGGCTGTTCACTTTACCGTAGTGCATGGTGGCCATCTTATGGATGTGAAAACGCAGCTTATCTTTGCTATCGAGCTTTTGTAATAATGCCTCAATACTGTGCTCAAACTTAGCGTAGAAGTTATTTTGCTTAAGCGATAATGGCCTGCGATCAAACTCTGTAACCAGCGTATCTTCTTCGTAAAGTTGCTTCCAAAAAGTAAGACCGAACAAACTTCGCCACAAACGGTTTTCTGTGCGCCAGCCTTCTACGCCTTGCCTTGCATAATGGGCCAATACGCCGCGTTCTACCTGCTGGTTTTGGCTTACATCAATATCTAACGACCGACTTGCATTTCGCAGCATATCGGTAACGGTACTGGTACGCTTTTTATGGTATTTACGGGCATAAAAATCTTCCGCGAACGCTAATAGCGTATCAGATTGAGGATTATCAATAATGCCCTCAAGAGCTTGTTTGACGTCATCTTC encodes:
- a CDS encoding co-chaperone GroES translates to MAIRPLHDRVILKRAEQESKSAGGIVLTGSAAEKSTRGEVIAVGNGRILENGEVKALDVKVGDTVIFNDGYGVKTEKLDGEEVLILSESDILAIVE
- a CDS encoding protein-disulfide reductase DsbD, coding for MTLPPFPSGTASASLFQRFTAYVLSAFCLMTLLSTFALAQVPNAFDDPFVDEPQFLDVDQAFAFDFNQEDDVLTVSFDIANGYYLYLKQFKFVAKQAEIGEPEYPNGVMIQDEFFGESEVFYNGVSITLPIESALSDGVVKIRYQGCADAGLCYPPTVKVVYLNEVGSSAVAEIDTASEPNNAAISSQSEQFDLAQRLIDKDNLALTLALFFALGVGLAFTPCVFPMYPIVSGIVIGQGKPKTASHSFWLTFVYVQGMAITYSLLGLVVAVAGAQFQAALQHPVVLGVFIVLFVALAVALFGGFEIQLPAKYQEKLTHMSNNQTPGSFAGVFIMGVLSGLIASPCTTAPLTGILLFIAQTGDMTLGFVSLYLLSIGMGVPLILFGMTGGKLLPKAGNWMNVVKVTFGFMMLAVAIVFIERLYNSPATGFLWGLLGFGLFGYYWALNRASKNSLMKLVRAVVVAIGIMGSAGLTYQAGLNTGLWGEHADGVHAGHPDFVVARDLADLRNKIAAANAQGKTVMVDLYADWCVACKEFEKYTFPDEQVISALSNTVWMQMDLTDNTPERQEIFDTFTVLGLPTILFFDENGDELTKARVTGFMKAEAFASHVNQWLNNGSDVNDAQSGRLD
- the aroQ gene encoding type II 3-dehydroquinate dehydratase, which codes for MNILILNGPNLNMLGQREPDKYGTQTLQDIVDDLQAQAASSNVTLTHFQSNAEFELIDRVHAAMGTVDAIIINPAAFTHTSVALRDALLSVNIPFIEVHLSNVHAREPFRHHSYFSDVAAGVIVGLGAMGYSLALTAAINLPKSPK
- a CDS encoding exonuclease domain-containing protein; the protein is MRKDLPPRYYLTHFHEFLKFFEGANSMLLSDEAADFVERFNALDDDKKCIVVRAANRKYAVIDRTQFNYGEITEPQAQIDCLIDSGWFGDLSNASLNDIASVLTKDALLALLAEYGSTQGLASLTKPKLVTLLNEHIGARGWPESFSLNNYLMCLFDNALRYLLFIYFGNTKSRLNQFSMRDLGVMRTRSDSVTDTARFESKSDAQAAWFYANHYSQLAFYNNDMLLALAESDFPATEGVSASFYRDQLLYALGLKVLAFDRAKGLDILKLAQSDKAKEKWLRESYKDGQEDDVKQALEGIIDNPQSDTLLAFAEDFYARKYHKKRTSTVTDMLRNASRSLDIDVSQNQQVERGVLAHYARQGVEGWRTENRLWRSLFGLTFWKQLYEEDTLVTEFDRRPLSLKQNNFYAKFEHSIEALLQKLDSKDKLRFHIHKMATMHYGKVNSLFMWSSHLLTPLEALIEHGSLDSIYALLRMMCKDFESLRDGFPDIMVFDGALRFEEIKAPGDQLRRNQLVSIQRLQQAGFDVAVTTVKWVRDPAQPYVVVDIETTGGNNNYNRITEIGMVKLVGGKEVDRFQTLLNPQRRIPSNITRLTGISDDMVADAPLFAEVAEQVARFTEDAVFVAHNVNFDYGFIKQEFARLEQNFRRPKMCTVREMRRTYPGLPSYSLANLTKHFHIEMEQHHRALSDAKAAAELLKLAFEKDDELKSLSAN
- a CDS encoding FxsA family protein, whose amino-acid sequence is MRVLFILFALLPILEIALLINVGSVIGGWNTVGLVILSAFIGAYFVKREGVSTLQTAQEKMQRNEVPGKELVEGLMLVVAGILLVTPGFITDIFGFLLAMPGSRHFFAAQVSKHMKMRVVAPGMGPGASGFGQGQSPFGKSPFDERSRSHNNDGDVFEGEYTDHTTNDPDKRLK
- the accC gene encoding acetyl-CoA carboxylase biotin carboxylase subunit — its product is MLDKVLIANRGEIALRILRACKELGIKTVAVHSTADKNLKHVLLADESICIGKASATESYLNIPRIIAAAEVTNSIAIHPGYGFLAENADFAEAVEKSGFIFIGPKAETINLMGDKVSAINAMKKAGVPCVPGSDGPLTDDAERNKAIAKRIGYPIIVKAAGGGGGRGMRVVRSESELVKAIETTQAEAGAAFGNATVYMEKFLENPRHVEIQVLADGQGNAIHLGERDCSMQRRHQKVVEEAPAPGISEQMRAKIGDRCRRACIEIGYRGAGTFEFLYENGEFYFIEMNTRIQVEHPVSEMITGVDLIKEQLRIAAGQPLSIDQSQIQIRGHAIECRINAEDPQTFIPSPGPIDMFHAPGGLGIRWESHIYAGYHVPPYYDSMIGKLITYGESRDEAIARMRHALEEIVVEGIKTNIPLQRAIMADENFFAGGTNIHYLEKKLGLA
- the cutA gene encoding divalent-cation tolerance protein CutA translates to MTIKLVLCTTPDEKTGQLIASTLVEEKLAACVNVIKGIESVYEWQGKIETDTECQLLIKTNTQNVLQAFDRVSELHPYDVPEWLELNAEASSAYGQWLQTTLQR
- the accB gene encoding acetyl-CoA carboxylase biotin carboxyl carrier protein — protein: MDIRKIKKLIELVEESGIAELEITEGEESVRIHRGPTGVQAPMNYSFAAPAAPQMAPAPAAAATTASEAPAAEPAQPDGHVVKSPMVGTFYRASSPTAKPFAEVGQQVKVGDTLCIVEAMKMMNQIEADKAGVVKAILVENQDPVEFDQPMFIIE
- a CDS encoding TIGR03643 family protein, with product MALTEEQESRVIEMAWEDRTPFEAIERLYGLPEKDVIKLMRKNLKQKTFKNWRERVSGRKTKHASLRPEGVDRGYCPSQYKYKSANK